The nucleotide window gataatgcgcttcagcaTATTGAAATCTATGTCCTCCTGCATTAACAATAATGTTAATGCTAATTGGATTAATACTCAATCGATaattttttcgaattttttaaatcaagctaaattatttttcatatttattttactgctgataaaaattaattatttctatttttcaaagaGATAAATGTCTTTATATGACTTGATTTGATGTTGAttttgtaaaaaatatatatgaaaaaggaGAGATAAATATCTTTATTTGATTTTGGGCATATCAATTTCTCCAACTACCTACCAAGTGCCAAACTTCTAGAATATAAAAGTAAACAAAATTTTCTTACCTACAAATTTATTATCAGACCTTGATTTAAAGCTGATATGGCGTCATCAATTTATGATCAGACGGTTGTGATTGTTTCTAAATTTATAAAATGCGAATTATTAAAaagtaattaagttaaaattttgaaatcaattcatttttttaaatCCAAAAGATCTAATTTGGATatgattctaataatataaaaatatttagctGAGAgtcaatttcaatttatttgatataaaacctattttgttatttatataattaaaatttaatatttttatattaatgaaCTTATAATTTAGATGAAATAGAATtaaactcaaaattcaattcaattaggaaatcaaatcaaaataattCTACCTTTAATGAAAATCTCCTGGCTCGAAACCCAAAGAGAGCTAGATTTTAGAAACtcaaaatggttaaattttataAAAGGTCCCTATACAAtacatttttaatataattaatctTTCTActataatatgatatttttaatatttgcttttttttttggGTACAAGGACAAAAACATGAACAACGCCGCTCTCCAAATGAAGTGGTCCATTTGATGGTGTCCATGTTGAGTACTGATATGTACATGTTGTAACAAAGAACAAATGTCATCCTATAAAAATCTTAACTTTTAGTAAATATTAGAGTATTTAGAGTTACCAATTTAAAGAGAAGGTAGCGAAAAAGAGTCAACCTACCATAACGCCGCTCTACAAATGAAGTGGTCCATCTAATGGTGTCCATGTTGAGTTTTGATATGTACCTACTGTATCAAAGAACGAATGTCATCCCATAAAAGTCTTAACTTTAAGTAGATATTAGAATATCTAGAGTTACCAATTTAAAAAGGAGGTAACGAAAAAGAGTCAACCTACCATGAAACTTGGAATTTGTAGAAAGGTAAATACCCATAATAAGTGGAGCAAAATGTAATTGTCATGTGATTACAATCGCCCCTACAAGGCAGAGCTTGGGGGATGGTAGGGGCCTCGCCCcccaaaaatgtaaaatttcaatATTAGCCTTTTAAGTTTTAGATAAAGTAAagggtaaaattatactttggcctttcaaaatgataaaatttgatttaatcatttagaaattataaaaatataagttattaaaattgtaaaattatattttaattctcataaaaatatataacttaatttcCATACACCAATGCTACAATAGGATTTGTTGGGGGTGAAATAGCGAAAATGAGTTTAGTGACCAACTACTCCGGGATCTGGGTGTCTTGTGTTGTTAATTTTGGGAAGCAGCAGATGTATAGTGGGGGGAATTGTAGCATTTATTTAGGGGTATTGTGTTTGGTGTTGAAGTAGCATGGAGAAATGTTAATATAGAATCTGATTCTTTTACTTCAATTGAGATGAATCACAATGGTGTTAACGATAGGCAGTCCGGTAGGTGAAATAACAAGTCAGCTCCATAGAGATTGGTGCTTCATTCTTCTCTATATTCTGTGACAAAACAATAATATGGGTCATTGCTTAGAGGATGGTTTTCGAATTTTTTAAGGCTCCTCCTAGTAGTCTTGAATCTTTTGTTAGCTGATTCTGTGGGAGTGGCTTATCCTAGAGTTGTCATTGCTTGAGTTTTTTGTAAGGACGTTGGTTCTCCTTTTtcgacaaaaaaagaaaaatagaactaTAAAATTATTATCCTATGTGAATTCAAAACAAATGTGGATTGAACATTTATTATCCAAACTTGCATTGTTTATTTGTATAAAGAATGCAGATTTAGATATTCAAATTCACCTTGTAATTTTGATTTTATATACGAATAAAAAGAATTTTaggaattttatattttagttaagTTCATTGATTCAAATTATTTACAAAGTACAAATATATGACCTACTGCCATTCCTAGTCTAGATATATAAATCAGGTCATTGTACTGGACTATATAAAACAAATGAATAGTGCAGGGACTTTTTATAGAATTGGACCAATGTAAAATCAAGGGTTGAGGAAAAAAACAAAATACAGTAATCCACGTGCCCATTTTTGAAACACTGTCCAGTCTTTTTTCCCTTGTCTGTAAAATCTTTCCCTTTAAAACCCGCGGCCTTCATTCCCCTCTTATAGTCTTATTTCTTCCCCACCGATCTCTCTCGCTGGACTAAACAGTCTTCTCAGACGAGACTCCGTTGTTTTAAACCTCTCCTCTGTAAAGTAGAAGGAAAAGTGTTTTTACTTTTtgtttagttttaaataatgatGGACGAAAATTCAGCTATGATCGAGCAAATTCTCAGAGAATTTGAAAACGAAGACGGAAAAAACGACGACGTCAACGAATGGCAAACTGTGTCGTATTCAAAACGGAATCGGAAGCCTTCGAAGCCTCTTCCTCCTGGTGGTTTTTCTGATCTTTACAATTGCGGCGTCTCTTCCGACGTTTTCAGCTCGATCCAGAAACATTCTGACGATCGCCGTCGTCGCGCAGCCGAAGCTGCTGCGGCGGCGAAAGCGGAGGCTGCAGTTTCTTCTGCTGTTTCTAATGGAGTGAAGGTTGATGATGAAGATGATAGTGACACCGGTGGCGTGGAGGAGAACGGTGCTGTGGAAATTAAGAAGGTGAAGCCGAAAAAGCCGAAGAAACCGAAGGTGATTGTAGCCGAAGCTGCTTCGAAGATCGAAGTCGGTGATCTTACTGCTTTTCTTATTGACATCACTGTGAGTAACAGTAACTTcaaattttacattattattatttctttttgtgtgtgtgtgtgtattttAGTTCTGACTGATCTGAATCTGATTCTtactttaacaaaaaaaattcagAGCTCTTATGAGACCCAACAAGATATACAATTAATGAGATTTGCTGATTACTTTGGAAGAGCATTTGCTTCAGTGAGTGCAGCACAATTCCCCTGGTTAAGGCTTTTCAAAGAATCTACCGTTTCGAAATTGGTTGATGTAAGCTTACTTCTTTAAGTTCTATTTCATTAATATTTTGGAAAAGTTCATAGGTTTGTTCAGTTATTGTATATTCAGTGGGCATGGAGAGAACTTTGCTAGCTTGATTTTGGATATTGTTATTTTGTTTTGAATAGATTCCGCTTTCGAATGTACCGGAAGATGTCTATAAGACATCGGTTGATTGGTTGAACCGGAGATCTTTGGATGTCTTAGTATCGTTTGTGTTATGGTCGTTGTACAGTATACAGGCTGACCTTGCTAGTCATCAAGGAGCTACTAAGGGATCAAAGAAAGTTCCCCAGCCAGCACTATCGAAGTCTCTGGTAATTGTTGATCTTATTTCTTCCAATACTCTTGGAAAATACTTCTGTTGCATCTTTGAGAAGGGTCTCAACTAAAATGGATACGAGTGATACTGATTAGCCAAAAATGAGATCGATTGTCCGGATGTTCCTTTAATGCTTCTGTTTAGCTGTTCAGAGAAGCAATTCCTGCTTAATTAACTAATCTAGAATTGCAGGTTGCTATATTTGTGGTTCTATCCATGGCACTAAGAAGAAAGCCTGATGTTTTGATCAGTTTGGCACCAAAGTTGAGGGAAGATCCAAAATATCAGGGACGGGATAAATTGCCTATCACTGTGTGGATGATTGCTCAGGTAGCTATTGACAACCTTAAGACTGTAATGTTTCCTCCTGCACAAATCACTCTTTTGGGTATGAATTTCAACCATTAATTTGATTTGTTTCCACAGGCCACACAAGGAGATTTAGCTGTGGGCCTGTACATGTGGGTACATGTTCTGCTGCCTATGCTAAGTGACAAGTCAAGTTGTAATCCTCAATCTAGAGACTTGATTTTGCAATTAGTAGAGAGGTGTGGCATTTTCTTTTGATAAATTTATTGCATTTTTAAATCTTTGGGCTTTGGGATTTGAGAAATATGCCAATACTTCTCTTTTTCCTCCAATTCTTTAGATCTTATTTGTTTTATCTGTTGAGATCAGAATAATTTTCTCTTCGAAAGCCCGTCCTATTTTAGTTAATAGTGCTGTCAGAAAGGGAGATCGACTGGTGCCACCTTCTGCTCTTGATATTTTGATGAGACTCACATTTCCAGCACCCTCAGCTCGAGTTAAGGTAGGTTCTTTTTTTCGTGATTTCTTTTGATTCCATCCCAGGGTTCCCAAAAGTCCTAAGACcgtttcatttccaatctattaATAATTAAGGCAACTGAGAGGTTCGAAACTATTTATCCTACTCTGAAGGAGGTTGCCTTTGCTGGTTCTCTTGGAAGTAAAGCAATGAAACAAGTTGCCCAGTAGATACCGAGCTATGCTGTAAAAGCTACCGGAGAAGGTAAAACTAAATTCTTAGACTGCATCTTAGACCCACCTGAAATGGTGTATGAAATTAGTTCTATCCATTTAtaccatattttatttttattgcaggTCTTCCAGAATTATCTAAGAAAGCAAGTGATGTTTTTATTTGGTGTTTAACTCAAAATCCTGAGTGTTATAAGCAATGGGTGAGCAATTTCTGACCTATTTGAAGATTTTTCATCCAAGAACAAATTGGTTTTGGTTTCTACTGATCTTTCTGGTTAATGTTTTCCCCCGGATCTTGACTGTATTTTCTTTCACTTAACTATTGTTAAAGTTTTGTTGGTTATTTTTCCCCAATATCTTTGGAAACAGGATGTGCTTTATCTCGATAATCTCGATGCAAGTGTTGCTGTTTTGAGAAAGCTTGCTAATGAATGGAAAGAGCATTTTGCGAAACATTCTACAGTTGATTCTTTGAGGGAAACTTTAAAAAGTTTCAGGCAGAAGGTAATGCATTCTCATAAATGTTGTGGTTCTTGAACACTGGCTGCAACTTGTTTCTTCTCTATACTCCTATACATGTTCTCGTGGTTTTTGACTAATTGCAAATGAGACTTAATCAATAATAATTTGTTCCATTTGGTTATATAAATAGAACAAGAAAGCAGAAATCGATGCAGATGCATCATTGAAGGAGGCAGACAAGTACTGCAGGTTGCTTATAGGACATTTTTCGAATGGACATGGATGCTTGAAAGGTGCGTTATTCGCCTCTATTGCACTAGTCATAGGTGTCGCTGTCATGTCCCAAAATGTCCAGTCTTTGAGCTTAGATAAGTTGTCTGCAATGTTTAATCTATCTTAGGCCTGTTTACTCTTGACCAAGGTTCACCAGCCTTAGGTTTAAATATGTTCACAATAGGACCACATCTTTGAGATATTTAGACACAGGCTCGAGTGTTTTTCATGGTTAGTTATTGAATTCTTTTgggtttttttcttctctttttgtttttcttttttactgAAAAATCGGAACTCCAACACCTGAAATGCGTGTTGATAACTTAGTATCAATCCATCTGGGTTATGATGTTTCAAGTTGTTATCCTTTCATAATGACTACTTATAGTTGtttggttttatttttctttttggttAAATTACATTGCAAATGAAAACGAACGTGGGGAATGAATAAGTGTGGAAATTAAGAAGTCATATAGTTTTGTTTATTGATATCTTCACAAGTTATAATATCATATGCTTCGTTGCAATAAAATATCagtattataataataattataatgagaACTCCTAATTAATTACTAAAAAAAGCTCTATTCATAATGGGGCGAGCTTTGCACAAAGCCTCCAATGGATGAGCTTTAGGCATGGTGCTTCCCATACCTTCAGTCATATCAATTTCCTTACCGTCAACCCTTTCCCACTCGAAGCATTGAATCAATGAGCCAAGGGTTAGGCCCATCACTCGCTGAGCAAGCCCTGACCCTGGACATGCCCTTCTTcctaacccaaatggcattatcTTGTGAGATTGAGAATCATCATTCTCAAACCTCTCTGGCTTAAAACTTGTTGGATCATCCCATGATTGTATGTCCCTATGAACGGACCACGCATTCACCAACAAAATCGTGCCGCCCGGCACATCGTATCCGCCTATGGTGCAATCAGTAGATGGTACATGTGGAAGTAGAAGAGGGAGTGCAGGGTGTAATCTTTGAGCCTCTAGTATAATACTTTGAAGATACTTTAACTTCGAAACATCTGGTCCATCAATCAGATTTTCTTGCCCTATTTCAGTGTCTATTTCAGCTTGAGCCTTCTTCAATACTTCTGGGTGGTTCAGTAAATTGGACATTGCCCATTCCATTGTCATTTATGTTGTATCAGTTCCTGCTAGTATTAGGACCTGCATGATCACCATGTATGTTATTAAAATGGTGATATAAATAAAAAACACGACATTTCCTGTTTTGAACTTCCTATGCTGACATGATATAGATATTTTGAGAATTCAATTAGAATGTTGAAAGTTTTGCTGTTCGgggttttttatttttgaaaacaatGGAACTTTAAGAGAGAGAAGAAGATTGAACTAACCAGCATGATTGAACTAACCAGCATGAGCCCTTTGATGATTTCATCAGTGTAGTAATTAGGATCAGATTGTTGCAAGTTAAGAAGGTGATCTACCATGCTGCCATTATCATTATTTTCCTGCTTCATCCGTCGATGCTCATCAACCAACTTTTGCAGCAATCCGTCCAACTTTTTCCCAATCTTTTTCACCTTCTTTTTGTACTTTCCGAACCAATTCAAAACCGGCAAGAACTCCGCACGATTCGCTGTGCTGCCTTTCCTAAACGTCTCCGTTATAACCTCCCTGAACTCCCTCGCTTCATTTTCATCCTTCACTTCATCCCTGTAATACCTCTTCCCCGCAACCATCCTCATTATGTTGTTAAGTATCAAGTCATTAAGCATGGATTTCAGCTCTACCTTCGCAAACCCTTGACATGAATCTTGTGACAGCCTCACCAACAACCGTTGGACCTCATCTTTCCGAATGGCGACAAAGGCATTGAGACTACTCGATGAGAAGATTTCGATAGATCCAATGCGACGTAAGTTGTGCCAATGATCACTGTAAGACGAAGTGGAAATTGTGTAGTTGTAGCCGAAGTGCTTCCCTGTGATCAACTTCTGACGGTTAGCTAAAACCACATCGTTTTTGGTGAAGCATTCCTCAGCAACAGCTGAAGACGAAACCACCACAAAGGGCTGAGACCCTAGGAAAAGGGAGAAGACTGGGCCGTGTTTTTGAGAAAGACGGTGATAGAAATGGTGAACGGGAGATTCGAGGAGGTGGAGGTGGCCAATTAAAGGGAGTGAAGGTAGGGATGGAGAGAGGTTTTGGGGCTGTTTTTTGGATTGAAACAGTAAGTTTAAACAAAGTAAGAGAAAGACGAATGAAAGAGATGCATAGAGAATTGATGTTTGGTCCATTTTAATTATGGTTTATTCATTAGTTAGTGGTGTTTGTCTTCATTTAAGGAGGTGATCCAAGGAAAATTGTCCATAATTTTCTTTTTGCATATCTTTCAATGGTCAGAATTTTTACCTTTATGCATGATTATTAACATGATCAGAGTAGGagatttttcataattttaatacAAATTGATATTGCCGTCTTCTTTGAAATTCTTAACCAAAATTCGGTTACTTATGATGTCACAAGTGGCTGTACAGGAGACCTTGACATGATCATCTTTTAAATAACATTCTTGTAGCATGTTGCTGTTCTGACCCGTGTCTTAGGCCTACTCCCTTGACTCTTGCTTGGTCGGATGGGATTTTTTGTCCATCATAACCCTTTTCCACTCAAAACATCAAaggacaatatatatatatttttttttatcaacTACAAGAAGCATGACCCATAAAATTGCAAATATGAAAGTCGTTTCTAAGCTTTAACTACTCATTCCTCTGATTGGCATGATCCAAAGATTACATTCTGCTGCTTTCTGAAATTTAATATATTAGTCCTTGATTTTTGATCTCATCTGTAATGGGTTAATTTCACCCGGGcccaaatttcaaataaataaaacaaaaagattaaaccaaaaaatatataaaaaagtccatttacaaagAAAGCAGCAGCTCAATTTATAAACCTAAATAACAGAAAACCTTAAAGTTCACATAGCCTAAAAacataaactttttttttttaaaaaaaaaacctagcctCTGCAGCCACCTACTCCACCAATTGCTTTGCCACCATTGCCtgcaaagaaaaaggaagaaaagacaTAAACTAAATATAAGCAGTTGAAATAGTAGAAAAATTAAGATTGTAAATCAGCCATTGAACTAATTGTAAGGGGGGTtctttttttgaaagatagaagtAAATATACAAAAAAGagattgaatataaaaaaaatgtgtttttttttttcattttcatcttttatttttgaaatacataaaataacataaaaaaattaaattttatacctCTATCGTCGTTGCTTCTCCCTCCGTTCTGGAAGATCGTGGACCCTTAGGGGTTCTTCAAATGGTTACGACGGAAGTGAGCAGAAACTAAGggttctttgtttcttttttatCTTTGAGGGTTTTTTTCGACCATTTTTAACCTTAAATCGGGGTTCTACTCGAAAAAAGGAACAAAAGGTAAGACTTTTGGACTTTTCGGCCACCGTGGATGACGGTGCCATCGCCGGCAACCGGTGGTCACCACGGTGGCCGATGACAGGAGCAAAGGCAGGCCAAAGGGGctagagagaaaaaaataaaaaaagactaagttttttttttga belongs to Gossypium arboreum isolate Shixiya-1 chromosome 7, ASM2569848v2, whole genome shotgun sequence and includes:
- the LOC108456321 gene encoding LOW QUALITY PROTEIN: uncharacterized protein LOC108456321 (The sequence of the model RefSeq protein was modified relative to this genomic sequence to represent the inferred CDS: substituted 1 base at 1 genomic stop codon), with the protein product MMDENSAMIEQILREFENEDGKNDDVNEWQTVSYSKRNRKPSKPLPPGGFSDLYNCGVSSDVFSSIQKHSDDRRRRAAEAAAAAKAEAAVSSAVSNGVKVDDEDDSDTGGVEENGAVEIKKVKPKKPKKPKVIVAEAASKIEVGDLTAFLIDITSSYETQQDIQLMRFADYFGRAFASVSAAQFPWLRLFKESTVSKLVDIPLSNVPEDVYKTSVDWLNRRSLDVLVSFVLWSLYSIQADLASHQGATKGSKKVPQPALSKSLVAIFVVLSMALRRKPDVLISLAPKLREDPKYQGRDKLPITVWMIAQATQGDLAVGLYMWVHVLLPMLSDKSSCNPQSRDLILQLVERIIFSSKARPILVNSAVRKGDRLVPPSALDILMRLTFPAPSARVKATERFETIYPTLKEVAFAGSLGSKAMKQVAQXIPSYAVKATGEGLPELSKKASDVFIWCLTQNPECYKQWDVLYLDNLDASVAVLRKLANEWKEHFAKHSTVDSLRETLKSFRQKNKKAEIDADASLKEADKYCRLLIGHFSNGHGCLKGSKDLDFLLLCHLLRHRNRYISGIWMLDSVCRGLSQF